From a single Kwoniella shandongensis chromosome 9, complete sequence genomic region:
- a CDS encoding urease accessory protein UreG, protein MTSQQPVCQFSDRLTNALNAAQAQAQASGTTTSQSTNTGGLLSDSTPPSASGGVAAPHAHAIANAHTHDGGATFHDHGHGHDGGAGIWTPDEHGHTHEHLEHAGKFSERDMPDYSGRDWKERAFTIGIGGPVGSGKTALLLALCRAFRDHYNIAAVTNDIFTREDQEFLIRNEALPANRIRAIETGGCPHAAIREDISANLGALEELQAQFETELLFVESGGDNLAANYSRELADYIIYVIDVSGGDKIPRKGGPGISQSDLLIVNKIDLAPYVGASLDVMRRDAATMREGGPTLFTSVRHNDGVTDVMEAVISAWRASGAAGKDGKGKSKA, encoded by the exons aTGACATCCCAACAACCCGTTTGTCAATTCTCAGATCGTTTGACAAACGCTCTCAAtgcagctcaagctcaagcccaAGCGAGCGGAACGACAACATCCCAATCTACAAATACCGGCGGTCTCTTATCCGATTCCACACCCCCTTCCGCGTCTGGCGGCGTCGCAGCACCACATGCTCATGCGATTGCGAACGCGCACACGCATGATGGAGGCGCAACATTCCATGatcatggacatggacacgATGGTGGAGCAGGCATATGGACACCGGACGAACATGGTCATACCCATGAACATTTAGAACATGCAG GCAAATTCTCAGAGAGGGATATGCCGGATTACTCGGGACGAGattggaaggaaagagctTTCACTATTGGTAtaggagg ACCCGTCGGTTCTGGAAAGACAGCATTACTGCTCGCACTGTGTAGAGCGTTCAGAGATCACTACAATATAG CCGCCGTCACAAACGACATTTTCACAAGAGAAGACCAGGAATTCCTCATCCGAAACGAAGCATTACCAGCGAACCGAATCAGAGCGATCGAGACCGGTGGATGTCCCCATGCCGCTATTCGAGAGGATATCTCGGCGAACTTGGGAGCGTTGGAGGAACTACAAGCGCAATTTGAGACCGAGCTGTTGTTCGTGGAAAGTGGTGGGGATAATCTGGCAG CCAACTACTCGCGAGAGCTAGCCGACTACATCATCTATGTGATTGACGTTAGTGGTGGTGACAAGATCCCTCGAAAAGGTGGACCTGGTATCTCTCAATCtgatctcctcatcgtcaacaag ATCGACCTCGCACCCTATGTCGGTGCTTCACTCGACGTGATGCGACGCGACGCCGCGACCATGCGTGAAGGAGGTCCTACGCTCTTCACGTCTGTACGACACAACGATGGAGTGACCGATGTGATGGAGGCAGTGATCAGCGCTTGGCGAGCTAGCGGAGCTGCGGGTAAAGACGGTAAAGGGAAGAGCAAGGCGTAG